TGTAGAGGCCTAGTGAGACCTTCATGAAGGTGCTCTTCCCACCACCATTGGGTCCGAGAATGAGCGTCAGGCCTTCAGGTATATCCACTGTAACCCCTCGAAGAGCCCTTATCGGTCCGAAGTACTTATGGAGGTTCTTCGCTTCGATTATCGTGCTCATCTTCTGACACCCCCGATGAGCGTCAGTGCCAGAAGGCCGCCGAAGGCCGCCGAGGCCCATAGGTGAGTCGACTTCTGCTTTCCAGGGAAGCCTACGTCAACGGGCGTTATCGTTACCGTGATGCCTTGACTGGAGTTCCCGCTGAACTCATAGAAGCCGGGGTGGGGAAACACCAGCGAGAACGCCCCGTTGCCCTTCACTTCTCCGGTGAATATCGTCTCCCCTGTCTGGACGTCCTTTATTCTGAACTCCCCGGTTCCAACGGCGTAGAGCTTCACCGACGCCATGGAGGATATGTAGACAGCGCTTGCTTCTCTCTCGGCGACGAAGGCCGTTTTGTAGTGAACGTCGCTCGGCTTAAGGTTCGACTGCAGACCCAGGCTGACCAGCGAGACGAGCATGAGGGTAAGGAGGAGCGCCCGGAAGAGCCTCATCTCACGTCCCTCCAGTTCCCGATGACCAGGTAGAGGGCAAAGAGCACCAGCGCCGGGAGGAGGGTCATCTTCATGAAGGCCCATGAGAATACCGGGTCCGACCACACAGAAATCGTCGCGGATTTGTAGTCTATCAGGGCATTCCGCCACGGCACCGGCCCGTACCACGTCGTTCCCAAAAACACGGGGAGGTAAAGGGCTATGAAGCCCCCGAAGATGGAGATGTAAGTGTTTGGTGATGCTATGGCTATCAGGGCCGCGACTGAAGTCATGAAGAGCAGCACCGCGAAATAGAAGAACGCCATTGGAACGGTGTAGATTCCAAGGACGCTGATCACCGCATCGGGAGTGGCCGCGAAGTGGATGGCAAAGACGAGGAGATACACGGCAAAGACGAAGAGGAAGAGGGTGATAAAGGCTGCCAGAAACTTGGCGAGGAGGATTTTGGCCCTCGAAACCGGGAGGGAGTACACAGAGAGAGCAACGCCCTCGTCCCTCTCCAGCCTCACTGCGAGGGTTATTATGAAGGGTACGAGGAGGGCCAGCAGCAGGTACACGTCGCCGGTAAAGGCCTCCCTGAAAACCGAACCGAGTACCTCCACCCCGTAAGGCCTCCCATGAGAGCTGACACTCCAGACGAGGTAGTACCTCTTCATCACGGTTCCAACGAGAACGGCCCCAGCCGAGGCCAAGGCCAGACTTAAAGGTGAGCGGAGCTCCCAGCAGAGAACCTCTTTCAACTCCTCCACCTCCGGAGGAAGAGCGCGACTAAAACTACAGTGACACCCACGAGGGCCAAGACGGCAGTTTTCGAGGGGCCCTCCTCGGGAAGCTCCGCGGGCTTTGTGAAGTCTATGTTGGTCTCGGCTAAGACGAGGCCAAAGGGCGGCATCTTGTTGCTCTTCTGGATTTCATCTCTGTATTTCATTTGAAGGTATGTATCTGCTATAGATGTCCCAGATACTCCCATAATTTCCCACAGTGGACTGAAGGGCATGAAAAGTGATATTGCAAGGCCGCTTGATCCATCATAGAAGAAAAGATCCTTTCCGGAGAGCCCAATATCACTAACACTTATCATATTAGTTTGAGCCATATAGATCGGAGCGTTGAAGTCGCCATAATATGTGAGTATAGTGGAATTTATTTCCCGAACATCTTCAATTTTCAGACCTGAAAGTATCTCAAGCCCGGTCATGTTGGCCGGGTTTTCGGCCCAGAGGAAGTTCTTTCCCACGGGACTCCCGTTGACATAGATATCGCCCGTCTTCAGGTCGAGCTCAAAGGTTCCGCTCCGAGTAAAGTTTTCAGGTATGTATGACTCATTGAATAAGTGGCCTCTTCCTTCCGCTATTCCCAAAGCGGCCCTATAACGCTCCGTCTGCTCCATGTAGCTGTCTTCACATACCGTGACGTTTATTGTTTCAGACTCCACCGTTATGCACCCCCCGCCGGTGAAGTTGTATCTCTCTTGGTACCCTTGGAGCAACTCCCTGGCGATGTCTTCATCCAAAACATCCCACTTTTTCCTTGTGCAGCTGAATCCTTGAAGCAGAACCCCCATCTGTGCCTTATCGTCGGTGACCTTGAGGACGCGCCACGTGAACTCAATTTGGTGACAGTAAAAGACAATTGCCTCACGGTCTGAAATCTTAATTTTTATCAAATCCATTCCTTCTGGTTCTTTTGAGATATATTTTGCATAAATCCCTTCCTTGAACCAGTAGGGAGTTGCATTAACTAGCAGGATTGACCCTTGGAAAGAGAGGATAACTATGACAATTAATATAATAATAGTTTTTTTGTTGATCCTAATCATCAACACCCCCTAGTTTGTGATGATTTAGTCTAACAAGAAATAAAAAATTGTAAAGTGACCACACAATATATCATCATATCATCCAGGAACCCAAGAAATTTCAGCATAGATTATACGTACATCATAGCACCATCCCTTTGTAGAAATCTGGGCTGAGAACCAGGCTTTATGAAGTGTACTGACAGTAAATGGATCAAAACTGTACGTATATACTTGGCAAATTCCAGAGTCCCCAGCTCCTCCGTATACATTATACAGGAGGCCAGGGTTACTTTGACTTGCATATCCACTTATCCATGTATATAAGTCCCCTTGGGGTATTGAAAAGCTTCCAGTATCCCGTACTAGAGGATCCGAAATCACTTGCGGCTCAACATCGCTGAGGTTAGTTGCTACCACGGCAGTCGTTACAAAAATCAAAACTCCCAAAAGGAACAAGGCCACCACTTTCCTTGGCATCGCCCCTCACCAAACGGAGTTTGCACTTAATGTTGCATCTCAATCGTTTATTAGCCTTTCGGTGTTAGAGAGTTCAATAAAACAACTCAGATAACTATAAAAATCAAACTCGATATGCAAATCAAACTAAACACCGAGTAAAGTAAAGAAGAGGAGTCAAAAGTTGAAGTTGATGTCCTTCATGAGCTGATCGTAGAACTCCTCCTTGTATAGCTCGGGGTAGCGCATTATGTAGTCGTACTGCTTCCTGAGGATGTTGTAGTGGTTCCTCTCCATATCGGCGAGCATCTCAAGGATGAGCCGGGTCTTCTCGGTGGCAGCGTAGCCTGCGAGCTCCTTGTAGAGCTTCTCGCTGACGAGTTCAGCCTGCATAGCTATCTCGTAAATCTCATCGATGTTGGCATCGGGCTTCTTGATGACTTCGGCCATCTTCTCGGCTATGACCTTGAACTCGGCCATAACATCGATCTCTATCTTCTTCGGCTCAGTCCTCTCGCCCTCGAACTTCTCGGCCATCTTCTCGATTATCTCGCGGTGCTTGTCTTCCTCCTTCGCCAGGAAGAGAATTTCGTCTCTTATAATGTCGCTTTTAATTACAGAAGCGAGTTTTTCATAGGCTTCCTTGGCCCTAATCTCAGAGTTTATGGCAATCTCAAAAACCTCTTTGTCGGTTATCTCCATGCAAAATCACCATATCTACCTAGCTTTCAAGTCTATTAACATTTTCGGAAGACTCGTAGGCGGTCATTTTTGGATATATCTGCCAGGTTCTTCGCGCAGTTTTCAGATATTATGACAAAATTTTTGTATATTACCAACATTTTTGACAAAAGATTCTCGGATAAGCTTTTAAATATTCCAACAAACACCTCATCCACAGCGGAGGGATTAAAAATGAAGGCCAGAAAACTGCCCAAAAACTTGAGAACTATATACTCCCAGCTGAGCTACTTCAGCGTATCCGCTTTTCTGGTGAGCTACTGCCATCATCATTGACTGTTCTAGAGCATTTAGCTTGGTTAGGCGCTATTTAGCAGGGGATATTTTCATCCAAAAGCTCTTGGAGGGGTTATTGTGAAGAAGGATTTGTTTTCCGAATCAGAGAGGCTAGCGGATATTACAAAATATTTAAGGCGGACATTTGAGCTTTGGGGTTACAGAGAGATATTTTTGCCGACGATAGAAGAGTTCAGCGAGGAGCTGAGAAAAGGAACAAAATTTGCGTACAACAACGGATTTTATGTAATAAAGCCAGACCTGACATCTCAGATACTTGCAAACCTCAAAGAGCCCAGGAAACTTAAGCTCTACTATATCAGCGAAGTGTTGGACGGAGGGATTAGAGGGAAGTGGCAGGCTGGAGTTGAGTTCATCGGCGGAGAAGACATCAAAATGCAGGTCGAGGTTCTTTTAACTGTTATAACTTCCCTCGAGGCGCTCGGCATTGAGGACTTTTACATCGACATCGGCAGCCTAAAAGTCTGGGAAAGTGCCGTTGAAGGAGTTGAAGAATTTAGGGCAGAGATCTTCAGAGCCCTGACGAGGAGAAACTTCGAAATTATCGAGAGATTGCCCATAAGTGAAGAAAAAAAGGAGGAGCTCTGGCAGCTGTTCAACTTTAGAGGAAAGAGCTGCGGATATGAAAAGCTCAACAAAATTATCGAGGCCCTTGACGACAGGAGGGTCTTCATAGATTTCGGCACGATAAGACCCCTGCCCTACTATAGCGACGTAATCTTTGAGGTCTATTCTCCAAAGATTGGCAAGCCCTTGGGCGGCGGAGGCGAGTATGTCTTCAAGGGTACAAAAGCCTTTGGATTCGCCTTTGACTTAAATGCACTCTCAAAGCTCTTTGACGGCAAAATAGAGAAGAGCAGAAAGAGAATCAGAGGGGAGCTGAAGGAAGTGTACAGGCTTGCAAAGGAGCTTGTTAAGCTCGGCATTCCAGTGGAGGTGGAAGAATGAGGTTTGTCCTGCCCAAAGGAAGATTGTTCAAGGGTTCGCTTGAAATCCTCAGAAAAGCAGGCATTGAGCTTAAACCACCAGAGACCCGGGAACTGATAGTGAGAAACGGCAGGTATGAGCTTCTCCTTGCGAGGGCTTTTGATGTGCCCGTGTATGTAGAGCACGGCATAGATGTCGGCATAGCAGGAAGCGATGTCGTGGAGGAGAGGGGAAGCGACGTCCTCGTTCCTCTCGAGCTGCCTTTTGGGAAGTGCCGCTTGAGCCTGGCGATGCCCAAAGAGAATGCGGTCAGCGTTGAAGAGATGGACGGGTTCAGGATAGCCACCAAATATCCAAACCTCGCGAGGAAGTTTTTCGAGAGGAATGGAGTTGAAGTTGAAGTGATAAAGCTCCACGGGAGCATTGAGCTCGCTCCAAAAATCGGGATTGCGGATGCCATCGTTGACATAGTTGAGACGGGGAATACGTTGAGGGCTAACGGCTTAGTTGAGGTGGAGAAGATTATGGA
Above is a genomic segment from Thermococcus sp. LS1 containing:
- a CDS encoding ATP phosphoribosyltransferase regulatory subunit translates to MKKDLFSESERLADITKYLRRTFELWGYREIFLPTIEEFSEELRKGTKFAYNNGFYVIKPDLTSQILANLKEPRKLKLYYISEVLDGGIRGKWQAGVEFIGGEDIKMQVEVLLTVITSLEALGIEDFYIDIGSLKVWESAVEGVEEFRAEIFRALTRRNFEIIERLPISEEKKEELWQLFNFRGKSCGYEKLNKIIEALDDRRVFIDFGTIRPLPYYSDVIFEVYSPKIGKPLGGGGEYVFKGTKAFGFAFDLNALSKLFDGKIEKSRKRIRGELKEVYRLAKELVKLGIPVEVEE
- the hisG gene encoding ATP phosphoribosyltransferase, coding for MRFVLPKGRLFKGSLEILRKAGIELKPPETRELIVRNGRYELLLARAFDVPVYVEHGIDVGIAGSDVVEERGSDVLVPLELPFGKCRLSLAMPKENAVSVEEMDGFRIATKYPNLARKFFERNGVEVEVIKLHGSIELAPKIGIADAIVDIVETGNTLRANGLVEVEKIMDVSALLLVNRISQKTKFDEINELVLKIKEVVRDGF
- a CDS encoding ferritin family protein, whose product is MEITDKEVFEIAINSEIRAKEAYEKLASVIKSDIIRDEILFLAKEEDKHREIIEKMAEKFEGERTEPKKIEIDVMAEFKVIAEKMAEVIKKPDANIDEIYEIAMQAELVSEKLYKELAGYAATEKTRLILEMLADMERNHYNILRKQYDYIMRYPELYKEEFYDQLMKDINFNF
- a CDS encoding ABC transporter permease; the protein is MKEVLCWELRSPLSLALASAGAVLVGTVMKRYYLVWSVSSHGRPYGVEVLGSVFREAFTGDVYLLLALLVPFIITLAVRLERDEGVALSVYSLPVSRAKILLAKFLAAFITLFLFVFAVYLLVFAIHFAATPDAVISVLGIYTVPMAFFYFAVLLFMTSVAALIAIASPNTYISIFGGFIALYLPVFLGTTWYGPVPWRNALIDYKSATISVWSDPVFSWAFMKMTLLPALVLFALYLVIGNWRDVR